CACCGCCAGCCAGGCGGCCTGCCGGGCCGCGCCGTCGGCGACATACTCTCCCGGCGGCGGTACCAGCACCGGGCAGCCGAACACCTCGGGGGCAATCCGGCGTACCGCCAGAGACCGCGCCCCACCACCGACCAGGATGACCCGGTTGATGGCCGCACCCTGGGCGACGATCGCGTCGAGACCGTCTGCGAGCGCGCAGAGCAGCCCTTCGACGGCGGCCCGGGCCAGATGCGCCGGAGTGGTGTTGGCCAGGGTCATCCCATGCAGGGCGGCGCTGGCGTCCGGGCGGTTCGGGGTGCGTTCGCCCTCGAAGTACGGGACCAGGACCAGTCCGTCGGCGCCGGCCGGTGCGCCGAGCGCCAACTCGGCGAGCCGGGCGTGGTCGACGCCGAGCAGCGCGGCGGTGGCGTCGAGGATCCGCGCCGCGTTGAGGGTGGCGACCAGCGGCAGGAACCGGCCGGTGGTGTCGGCGAAGCCGGCGACCGTACCGCTGGGGTCGGCGGCCGGGGTGTCGGCGACGCTGAACACGGTGCCGGAGGTGCCGATAGACACGATGACGTCGCCGGGGCGGGCACCGACGCCGAGCGCGGCGGCGGCGTTGTCGCCGGCGCCGGGGCCGAGCGGGGCGCCGGAGCGCAGCGCGCCGGCCAGGTCGGTGGGGCCGAGCACTGTCGGCACCAGCGGCGTCCGACCGAAGGCGTGTTCGAGCAGATCCGGCCGGTACTGGCCGGTCGCGGCCGACCAGTAGCCGGTGCCGCTGGCGTCACTGCGGTCGGTGCGCAGCGCGGCGAGGTCGCCGGTGCCGGCCAGCCGCCAGGTCAGCCAGTCGTGCGGCAGGCAGACGGCGGCCGTACGGTCGGCGGCGGCCGGCTCGTGTCGGGCCAGCCAGCGCAGTTTGGTGATGGTGAAGCTGGCCACCGGCACCAGGCCGACCGCGTCGGCCCAGGCATGCCGGCCGACGAGCCCGCCACCGAACTCGTCGACCAGTTCGGTGGCGGCACCGGCCGAGCGGGTGTCGTTCCACAGCAGGGCCGGCCGGACCACCTGGCCGGCTTCGTCCAGGCAGACCATGCCGTGCTGCTGACCGGCGACCGCGGCAGCGGACACGTCGTCCAACCCGCCGGCCGCGTCGACGGCCTGTCGCAGCGCCGCCCACCAGGCGTCCGGATGCACCTCGGTGCCGTCGGGATGCCCCGCCCGGCCCTCACGGACCAGCTTCCCGGTGTCCGCGTCGCGGATCACCACCTTGCACGACTGGGTCGACGAGTC
The sequence above is a segment of the Solwaraspora sp. WMMD406 genome. Coding sequences within it:
- the xylB gene encoding xylulokinase translates to MTLVAGVDSSTQSCKVVIRDADTGKLVREGRAGHPDGTEVHPDAWWAALRQAVDAAGGLDDVSAAAVAGQQHGMVCLDEAGQVVRPALLWNDTRSAGAATELVDEFGGGLVGRHAWADAVGLVPVASFTITKLRWLARHEPAAADRTAAVCLPHDWLTWRLAGTGDLAALRTDRSDASGTGYWSAATGQYRPDLLEHAFGRTPLVPTVLGPTDLAGALRSGAPLGPGAGDNAAAALGVGARPGDVIVSIGTSGTVFSVADTPAADPSGTVAGFADTTGRFLPLVATLNAARILDATAALLGVDHARLAELALGAPAGADGLVLVPYFEGERTPNRPDASAALHGMTLANTTPAHLARAAVEGLLCALADGLDAIVAQGAAINRVILVGGGARSLAVRRIAPEVFGCPVLVPPPGEYVADGAARQAAWLAVGTPDAPDWTPADTEEYTADPVPAIRARYADARDHVLNRATAG